From Nguyenibacter vanlangensis, one genomic window encodes:
- a CDS encoding phospholipase D family protein produces the protein MLIVQNAAEPARLRNALVDMVAAGAIDIRAASAYVTLGGANILLSAVANAVGPAAFAAMPKTLVTSFDFGLTEPQALQHWRGLANATVLVSGAQRLAQGSLMPLRAFHPKLYVFGTDPQTCCTLVGSANLTSRGFSVNTEAAWAQQGVPRADADEAFDKARFETTALTDDLLAAYTALRQAQPPPPEIEQEAQPVAAPAPVADAALPLFRVAIETGVINPADYAAMWVHGEALQGGSSNQLELPRGGHRFFGFVFDQYDYPHNLIIGEPVLRSGARVWNDRRLTWHGNNKMERMNLPTAAQGGFNYADAAVMFRRLTNGSFELIVTPWESDLARSWRQASAQRQTLFRLGTVATNRVVGLL, from the coding sequence ATGCTGATCGTCCAGAACGCCGCAGAACCGGCGCGCCTGCGTAATGCTCTCGTTGATATGGTCGCGGCGGGGGCCATCGATATCCGCGCAGCGTCCGCATATGTCACGCTCGGCGGCGCGAATATATTGCTGTCTGCCGTCGCAAATGCCGTGGGGCCGGCCGCATTCGCGGCGATGCCCAAAACCCTTGTGACATCCTTTGATTTCGGCCTTACCGAACCTCAAGCCTTGCAGCATTGGCGCGGGCTGGCGAACGCCACTGTTCTGGTGTCGGGCGCGCAGAGGCTGGCGCAGGGCTCGCTTATGCCGCTGCGCGCCTTTCATCCCAAACTATACGTCTTTGGCACCGATCCCCAAACATGCTGCACGCTGGTCGGCTCGGCGAACCTGACCAGCCGCGGTTTTAGCGTGAATACCGAGGCGGCATGGGCACAGCAGGGCGTTCCGCGCGCCGATGCCGATGAAGCCTTCGACAAGGCCCGCTTTGAAACGACTGCTCTCACCGACGACTTGCTCGCAGCCTATACCGCCCTGCGACAGGCCCAGCCGCCGCCCCCCGAAATCGAGCAGGAGGCACAGCCTGTAGCAGCACCGGCACCGGTGGCGGATGCCGCGTTGCCCTTGTTCCGCGTCGCCATTGAAACCGGAGTGATCAACCCCGCCGACTATGCCGCCATGTGGGTTCACGGCGAGGCTCTTCAGGGCGGATCGAGCAACCAACTGGAGCTGCCGCGCGGCGGACACCGGTTCTTCGGCTTCGTGTTCGACCAATACGACTATCCGCATAACTTGATAATCGGTGAGCCCGTCCTCCGCAGCGGCGCGCGCGTGTGGAACGACCGGCGACTGACCTGGCATGGCAATAACAAGATGGAGCGGATGAACCTGCCGACTGCCGCACAGGGCGGGTTCAATTATGCCGACGCGGCGGTCATGTTCCGCCGCCTGACCAACGGTTCCTTCGAGCTGATCGTGACCCCCTGGGAGTCCGACCTTGCACGTTCGTGGCGGCAGGCCTCGGCACAGCGTCAAACGCTTTTTCGCCTTGGCACGGTGGCCACCAACAGGGTTGTCGGTTTGCTGTAA